In Verrucomicrobiota bacterium, one genomic interval encodes:
- a CDS encoding glycine C-acetyltransferase, whose protein sequence is MAYGAKTREHYTDQLTATREAGLYKEERFIHSAQGAEIEVEFPMGAPVKEVINLCANNYLGLSSHPDVIKAAHEGLETRGYGMSSVRFICGTQDIHRELEEKLTAFLETEDTILFPSCMDANGGVFESVLTDQDVIIADRLVHASIIDGIRLCSAQQDSYKHSDMKHLEQKLELHQDKRFRLIVTDGVFSMDGDLAKLDEIVALAERYDAMVMVDDSHATGFIGKRGKGVHEHCGVLGKIDIITTTLGKALGGASGGCVSGRKELVAMCRQKARPYLFSNAMPPVIVAAASAVIDLISKTTERRDKLEWNAKYWRQGLTEAGFDLKEGESPIVPVMLYNAKLAQDVSRDLYAEGIYAVGFFFPVVPQGQARIRTQLSAAHDKEHLDKGLAAFKKVGAKYGILGLKKKEIIEKFGA, encoded by the coding sequence ATGGCGTATGGCGCAAAGACACGGGAACACTACACGGACCAGTTGACGGCGACGCGCGAGGCGGGCCTGTACAAGGAAGAGCGGTTCATTCATTCGGCGCAGGGGGCCGAGATCGAGGTCGAGTTCCCGATGGGCGCGCCAGTGAAGGAAGTCATCAACCTCTGCGCGAATAACTACCTCGGGTTGTCGTCGCATCCGGACGTGATCAAGGCGGCGCATGAGGGGCTCGAGACGCGCGGCTACGGGATGTCGTCGGTGCGCTTCATCTGCGGCACGCAGGACATCCACCGCGAGCTCGAGGAGAAGCTCACGGCGTTCCTCGAGACGGAGGACACGATCCTGTTCCCGTCGTGCATGGATGCCAACGGCGGGGTGTTCGAGTCGGTCCTGACCGATCAGGACGTAATTATCGCCGACCGGCTGGTGCACGCGTCGATCATCGACGGGATCCGGCTTTGCAGCGCGCAGCAGGACAGCTACAAGCATTCGGACATGAAGCACCTCGAGCAGAAGCTCGAGTTGCACCAGGACAAGCGGTTCCGGCTCATCGTGACCGACGGCGTGTTCTCGATGGACGGCGATCTCGCGAAGCTCGACGAGATCGTGGCGCTTGCTGAGCGCTACGACGCGATGGTCATGGTGGACGATTCGCACGCGACGGGGTTTATCGGCAAGCGCGGCAAGGGCGTGCACGAGCACTGCGGCGTGCTGGGCAAGATCGACATCATCACGACGACGCTGGGCAAGGCGCTCGGCGGGGCGTCGGGCGGCTGCGTGAGCGGGCGGAAGGAGCTCGTGGCCATGTGCCGCCAGAAGGCGCGGCCGTACCTGTTCTCGAACGCGATGCCGCCGGTGATCGTCGCCGCGGCGAGCGCGGTCATCGACCTGATCTCGAAGACGACCGAGCGGCGCGACAAGCTCGAGTGGAACGCGAAGTACTGGCGGCAGGGCCTGACCGAGGCGGGCTTCGACCTCAAGGAGGGCGAGAGCCCCATCGTGCCCGTGATGCTCTACAACGCGAAGCTGGCGCAGGACGTGTCGCGCGACCTGTACGCCGAGGGCATCTACGCCGTCGGGTTCTTTTTCCCTGTCGTGCCGCAGGGGCAGGCGCGCATCCGCACGCAGCTCTCGGCCGCGCACGACAAAGAGCACCTGGACAAGGGGCTGGCGGCGTTCAAGAAGGTCGGCGCCAAGTACGGCATCCTTGGTCTGAAGAAGAAAGAGATCATCGAGAAATTCGGCGCGTGA
- a CDS encoding acyl carrier protein, whose translation MSDEMKDMVLEYVRNEYIDEDDEDTELDYDTPLISGGIVDSFSMVSLKMFLEKKYKIQIPDAKATPEAFDSVNKICVLVREFTGKS comes from the coding sequence ATGTCCGACGAGATGAAAGACATGGTCTTGGAGTACGTGCGGAACGAATACATTGACGAGGACGACGAGGACACGGAACTCGACTACGACACGCCGCTCATCAGCGGGGGTATCGTCGACTCGTTCTCGATGGTGTCGCTCAAGATGTTTCTCGAGAAGAAGTACAAGATCCAGATCCCGGACGCGAAGGCGACGCCGGAGGCGTTCGACTCGGTGAACAAGATCTGCGTGCTCGTGCGGGAATTCACCGGGAAGAGCTGA
- a CDS encoding AMP-binding protein yields VGEPLNAEAVVWSKEAYGLAFHDSYWQTETGSILISNYPGMEIKPGSMGKAFPGITATVLDLKTLEPIETPGRVGLIAIKPYWPSIMRHYWNNTPTYYGKFHKGWYLTGDRSSIDADGYFWFVGRDDDVINTGGHLVGPFEIESALLEHEAVAESAAVGKPDPVNMEVVKAFVALKPGFEPGDDLELEIMNFVRKRLSPLAMPQEIEFVESLPKTRSGKIMRRVLRAQEWGEPIGDTSTLEND; encoded by the coding sequence GTGGGCGAGCCGCTCAATGCCGAAGCGGTCGTGTGGTCGAAGGAGGCTTACGGGCTGGCGTTCCACGACTCGTATTGGCAGACGGAGACAGGGTCGATTTTGATCTCGAACTACCCGGGGATGGAGATCAAGCCCGGGTCGATGGGCAAAGCGTTCCCGGGGATCACGGCGACGGTGCTCGACCTGAAAACACTCGAGCCGATCGAGACGCCGGGACGCGTGGGGCTGATCGCGATCAAACCGTACTGGCCCTCGATCATGCGCCACTACTGGAACAACACGCCGACCTACTACGGGAAGTTTCATAAGGGTTGGTACCTGACGGGCGACCGCTCGAGCATCGACGCGGACGGTTACTTCTGGTTCGTCGGGCGCGACGACGACGTGATCAACACGGGCGGGCACCTGGTTGGGCCGTTCGAGATCGAGTCGGCGCTGCTCGAGCACGAGGCGGTGGCCGAGTCGGCGGCGGTGGGCAAGCCCGACCCGGTGAACATGGAAGTGGTGAAGGCGTTCGTGGCGCTCAAGCCGGGGTTCGAGCCGGGCGACGACCTCGAGCTGGAGATCATGAACTTCGTGCGCAAGCGGCTCTCGCCGCTGGCGATGCCGCAGGAGATCGAGTTCGTCGAGTCGCTGCCCAAGACGCGCAGCGGCAAGATCATGCGCCGCGTGCTGCGCGCGCAGGAGTGGGGCGAACCGATCGGGGATACTTCGACGCTCGAGAACGACTAA